In Devosia sp. 1566, a single genomic region encodes these proteins:
- a CDS encoding aldehyde dehydrogenase family protein yields the protein MNKITQVFETLDYGPAPEAADQALAWLDAHHRQFGHFISGQWTTAAATFPTHNPATGEPLALIGVGTAADVDAAVAAARAAFPGWSALSGFERAKYLYALARAVQKHARLFAVLETLDNGKPIRESRDIDIPLVARHFYHHAGWAQHAARSFPGQVPYGVCGQIIPWNFPLLMLAWKIAPALAAGNTVVLKPAEFTSLTALLFAEICERVGLPPGVVNIVTGAGDTGEAIVAHPGIDKIAFTGSTEVGKAIRAATAGSGKGLSLELGGKSPYLVFDDADLDSAAEGLVDAIWFNQGQVCCAGSRLLVQESIAERFIKKLKARMATLRLGDPLDKSIDVGAMIDPVQVERVRKLMAKGVAQGAEVFEVEGELPAKGAYLKPALVTNVSPANTLVAEEIFGPVLVAMSFRTPEEAVALANNTQYGLAATIWSENINLALDIAPKLKAGVVWINGTNQFDAAVGFGGVRESGFGREGGREGMASYLRPAWEHDLPLVPAIADAEPLEAPARPAASPLDSLDQTAKLYIGGKQARPDSGYSLPVHGANGSLIGEVGEGNRKDIRNAVEAARKALGWSITTAHNRAQILYFLAENLDYRRAEFARRIAAQTGGDGEAEVAASIERLFAFAGWADKYDGAIHNPPTRAVAAAMVEPIGVLGIVAPAEQPLLGAISLLAPAIAMGNTVVLVPSVLAPLSVTDLYQVLETSDVPAGVVNIVTGNPQALGKTLAEHHGVDALWFCGSAEASTLMEKVSAGNLKQTWTTRGRRFDFTDREKFAGDYFLAEATQIKNVWIPYGA from the coding sequence ATGAACAAGATCACGCAAGTCTTCGAAACCCTCGACTACGGTCCAGCCCCAGAAGCGGCCGACCAGGCGCTGGCCTGGCTTGATGCGCATCACCGCCAGTTCGGCCACTTCATCAGCGGGCAGTGGACCACCGCCGCCGCCACATTTCCCACCCATAATCCCGCAACAGGCGAACCCCTGGCGCTGATCGGTGTCGGCACGGCGGCCGATGTCGATGCAGCCGTTGCCGCCGCGCGCGCGGCCTTTCCGGGCTGGAGCGCGCTTTCAGGCTTTGAGCGCGCCAAATATCTCTATGCGCTGGCGCGCGCGGTGCAAAAGCATGCGCGCCTGTTTGCCGTGCTCGAAACCCTCGACAACGGCAAACCCATTCGCGAGTCGCGCGACATCGATATTCCCCTGGTGGCGCGCCATTTCTACCATCATGCCGGCTGGGCCCAGCATGCCGCGCGCAGCTTTCCAGGCCAGGTGCCCTATGGCGTTTGCGGGCAGATCATCCCGTGGAATTTTCCGCTGCTGATGCTGGCCTGGAAGATCGCGCCGGCTCTCGCCGCCGGCAACACCGTGGTGCTCAAGCCGGCCGAATTCACCTCGCTGACGGCCCTTTTGTTTGCCGAGATCTGCGAGCGGGTCGGCCTGCCGCCGGGCGTGGTCAACATCGTCACTGGCGCCGGCGACACGGGCGAGGCGATCGTCGCCCATCCCGGCATCGACAAGATCGCCTTTACCGGCTCGACTGAAGTGGGCAAGGCCATCCGCGCCGCCACTGCCGGTTCGGGCAAGGGCCTCTCGCTCGAGCTCGGGGGCAAAAGCCCCTACCTCGTCTTTGACGATGCCGATCTCGACAGCGCCGCCGAAGGGCTGGTGGACGCGATCTGGTTCAACCAGGGCCAGGTCTGCTGTGCCGGCTCGCGCCTGTTGGTGCAGGAATCCATCGCCGAGCGCTTCATCAAGAAGCTCAAGGCGCGCATGGCCACGCTGCGCCTCGGCGATCCGCTCGACAAATCCATCGATGTGGGCGCCATGATTGACCCGGTGCAGGTGGAGCGCGTGCGCAAACTGATGGCCAAGGGCGTCGCCCAAGGGGCCGAAGTGTTTGAGGTCGAGGGCGAACTGCCCGCCAAGGGCGCGTACCTCAAGCCCGCCTTGGTCACCAATGTTTCGCCCGCCAATACGCTGGTGGCCGAGGAAATCTTCGGGCCGGTGCTGGTGGCAATGAGCTTCCGCACGCCCGAGGAAGCGGTGGCGCTGGCCAACAACACCCAATATGGCCTTGCCGCGACGATCTGGAGCGAGAACATCAACCTCGCCCTCGATATCGCCCCAAAACTCAAGGCCGGCGTGGTGTGGATCAACGGCACCAACCAGTTCGACGCCGCCGTGGGCTTTGGCGGCGTGCGCGAGAGCGGCTTTGGCCGCGAAGGCGGGCGCGAAGGCATGGCAAGCTATCTGCGCCCCGCCTGGGAGCACGACCTGCCCCTCGTCCCCGCCATCGCGGATGCCGAGCCGCTCGAAGCACCGGCGCGGCCAGCGGCCAGTCCACTCGACAGCCTCGACCAGACTGCCAAGCTCTATATCGGCGGCAAGCAGGCCCGCCCCGATAGCGGCTACTCGCTGCCCGTGCATGGCGCCAATGGCAGCCTGATCGGCGAAGTGGGCGAAGGCAACCGAAAGGACATCCGCAACGCCGTGGAAGCAGCGCGCAAGGCGCTGGGCTGGAGCATAACGACTGCCCATAACCGCGCCCAGATCCTTTATTTCCTCGCCGAAAACCTGGATTACCGCCGCGCCGAATTTGCCCGCCGGATCGCGGCGCAAACCGGCGGGGATGGTGAAGCGGAAGTGGCCGCCAGCATCGAGCGGCTCTTTGCCTTTGCCGGCTGGGCCGACAAATATGACGGCGCCATCCACAATCCGCCCACACGGGCCGTCGCTGCCGCCATGGTCGAGCCCATCGGCGTGCTGGGCATCGTCGCGCCGGCCGAGCAACCGCTGCTAGGGGCGATCAGCTTGCTCGCCCCGGCCATTGCCATGGGCAACACCGTGGTGCTGGTGCCATCGGTGCTAGCCCCGCTCAGCGTCACCGACCTCTACCAGGTGCTTGAAACCTCGGATGTGCCCGCTGGCGTCGTCAACATCGTTACCGGCAACCCGCAGGCGCTGGGCAAGACGCTGGCCGAACACCACGGGGTCGATGCCCTCTGGTTCTGCGGCTCGGCCGAAGCCTCCACTCTGATGGAGAAAGTCTCGGCCGGCAATCTCAAGCAAACCTGGACCACCAGGGGCCGCCGCTTCGACTTCACCGACAGAGAAAAATTCGCCGGCGACTACTTCCTCGCCGAAGCCACCCAGATCAAGAATGTCTGGATCCCCTACGGGGCGTGA
- a CDS encoding TadE/TadG family type IV pilus assembly protein, with the protein MKAWQNLSQLIIRWRQDNRGAAVVEFALILPIMLVLYAGSIEASTLITMDRKVQSTAGAVGDLVARSDDVISTTQINDYFQAASRILAPYSAANLKQVVTSVQIRADGTTRVDWSLGFNGGTPHTVNASIELPNAIKDIVRNRYIIVAEASAPFVPMFDLVFQQDIPLYRQSFFMPRFQGDRIQCQGC; encoded by the coding sequence ATGAAGGCCTGGCAAAATCTCTCGCAACTGATCATCCGCTGGCGTCAGGACAATCGCGGAGCCGCGGTGGTGGAATTTGCCCTCATCCTGCCAATCATGCTGGTCCTATATGCGGGCTCGATCGAAGCCAGTACGCTCATCACCATGGATCGAAAGGTACAGTCGACCGCCGGCGCCGTTGGCGACCTCGTGGCCCGCTCAGATGACGTGATCAGCACCACTCAGATCAACGACTATTTTCAGGCCGCTTCGAGGATACTTGCCCCGTATTCAGCAGCTAACCTCAAGCAGGTAGTAACCTCGGTGCAGATCCGAGCCGACGGAACGACGCGCGTAGATTGGTCCCTCGGTTTTAACGGAGGAACCCCGCACACCGTCAACGCCAGCATCGAGTTGCCAAACGCCATAAAGGACATCGTGCGCAACAGATATATCATCGTTGCCGAGGCATCTGCACCGTTTGTGCCCATGTTCGACCTAGTCTTCCAGCAGGATATCCCCCTTTACCGCCAGAGCTTTTTCATGCCGCGGTTTCAGGGCGATCGCATCCAGTGCCAGGGCTGCTAG
- a CDS encoding phosphopentomutase — protein sequence MPRAILCILDSVGIGGAPDAAAYGDDGANTLGHIAEYAAAGKADRPGLRSGPLGLPNLDAMGLGAAVQLSTGTVPPGLSATPHGGRFGVGREVSKGKDTPSGHWEIAGVPVPFDWGYFPATEPCFPPELTAALIEQAGLPGILGNKHASGTEIIAELGEESIRTGMPICYTSVDSVFQIAAHETHFGLDRLYQLCQTAFALTAPLQIGRVIARPFVGEDRGSFKRTGNRRDFAIPPPEPTLLDRNAEAGNAVYAIGKISDIYAGHGVTHKLKGTGLPQLFNRTLEAMEMAPEGALVITNFVDFDSEYGHRRDVAGYAAALEYFDARLPELIAALRHDDLLVLTADHGNDPTWPGTDHTREQIPILVFSPALSPGEIGIRPSFADIGESLAQWLSLPPGRHGSSFLSPNFR from the coding sequence ATGCCCCGCGCCATTCTCTGCATTCTCGACAGCGTCGGCATCGGCGGCGCGCCTGATGCGGCGGCCTATGGCGACGACGGCGCCAATACGCTGGGCCATATCGCCGAATATGCCGCCGCTGGCAAAGCCGACCGCCCGGGCCTCCGCAGCGGCCCGCTGGGCCTGCCTAATCTCGACGCCATGGGCCTGGGCGCCGCCGTCCAGCTCTCCACCGGCACCGTGCCGCCCGGATTGTCCGCGACGCCGCACGGCGGCCGTTTCGGCGTGGGCCGGGAAGTCTCCAAAGGCAAGGACACGCCATCCGGGCATTGGGAAATCGCCGGGGTGCCCGTACCCTTCGACTGGGGCTATTTTCCCGCGACCGAGCCCTGCTTCCCGCCCGAACTGACCGCTGCCCTCATCGAGCAGGCGGGCCTGCCCGGCATTTTGGGCAACAAGCACGCCTCGGGCACCGAGATCATTGCCGAGTTAGGCGAAGAGTCGATCCGCACCGGCATGCCCATCTGCTACACCTCGGTGGATTCGGTGTTCCAGATCGCCGCGCACGAAACCCATTTCGGCCTCGATCGGCTCTACCAGCTGTGCCAGACCGCCTTTGCGCTGACGGCGCCGCTGCAGATCGGCCGGGTGATCGCCCGCCCCTTTGTTGGGGAGGATCGCGGCAGCTTCAAGCGCACCGGCAACCGGCGCGATTTCGCCATTCCTCCGCCCGAACCGACCCTGCTCGACCGCAATGCCGAGGCCGGCAACGCGGTTTACGCCATCGGCAAGATCTCCGACATCTATGCCGGCCATGGGGTCACCCACAAACTCAAGGGGACCGGGCTGCCCCAATTGTTCAACCGCACGCTCGAGGCAATGGAAATGGCGCCCGAGGGCGCGCTGGTCATTACCAATTTCGTTGATTTCGACAGCGAATACGGGCACCGCCGTGATGTCGCGGGCTATGCCGCCGCGCTCGAATATTTCGATGCGCGGCTGCCCGAGCTGATCGCGGCCCTGCGCCACGATGACCTGCTGGTCCTCACCGCCGATCACGGCAATGACCCGACCTGGCCGGGCACCGACCATACCCGCGAGCAAATCCCCATTCTGGTGTTTTCCCCAGCGCTCTCGCCAGGCGAGATTGGCATCCGCCCCAGCTTCGCCGATATTGGCGAAAGCCTTGCCCAGTGGCTTTCCCTGCCGCCAGGGCGACACGGCAGCAGCTTTCTTTCCCCCAATTTCAGGTGA
- a CDS encoding VOC family protein has product MAKLVHTMIRVLDEERSVEFYRRAFGLEIAERIDFPDFTLVYLRGDDVAFELELTINKGRTEPYQLGDGYGHLAVVVDDVDAEHRRFQAEGITVGKLVDFKNGDTLVARFFFATDPDGYKIEVIERGRRFG; this is encoded by the coding sequence ATGGCCAAGCTCGTTCACACCATGATCCGCGTTCTCGACGAGGAGCGCTCGGTAGAGTTTTACCGCCGTGCCTTTGGGCTCGAGATCGCCGAACGGATCGACTTTCCCGATTTCACCCTGGTTTATCTGCGCGGTGATGATGTCGCCTTCGAGCTGGAACTGACCATCAACAAAGGGCGCACCGAGCCGTATCAGCTGGGCGATGGCTATGGTCATCTCGCCGTCGTGGTGGATGATGTCGATGCCGAGCACCGTCGCTTCCAGGCCGAGGGCATTACCGTAGGCAAGCTCGTCGACTTCAAGAATGGCGACACGCTCGTGGCGCGTTTCTTTTTTGCCACCGACCCCGATGGCTACAAGATCGAGGTGATCGAGCGGGGCCGCCGCTTCGGCTAG
- a CDS encoding TadE/TadG family type IV pilus assembly protein encodes MIPTLFAPIARARRLRAGRRFAGDSRGAVAVEFALLALPFFAIIAAILQTSLVFLSTQVLESAVQDASRLIRTGQAKTAGFDTARFRTEVCSRLYGLFPDCAGLHIRVSTVTNFTSATTTSPVDPNCTTDCEWTVPSGYDGGNRSDVVMVQVYYKYPILVDIGGLGLANLPQSQRLLGSTTVFKNEPF; translated from the coding sequence CCAGGCGCCTGCGCGCAGGCCGTCGCTTTGCCGGCGACAGCCGGGGCGCCGTCGCGGTGGAGTTCGCCCTCCTGGCCCTACCCTTTTTTGCAATCATCGCGGCCATTCTGCAGACCTCGCTGGTGTTCCTGTCCACCCAGGTGCTGGAAAGCGCGGTGCAGGATGCGTCCCGTTTGATCCGCACCGGTCAAGCCAAGACTGCCGGTTTTGACACGGCGCGGTTTCGTACCGAGGTGTGCAGCCGGCTGTACGGGCTGTTCCCCGATTGCGCCGGGCTGCATATCCGCGTGTCAACGGTAACAAATTTCACATCGGCGACAACGACGTCCCCGGTTGACCCCAACTGTACCACCGACTGCGAATGGACTGTCCCCTCCGGCTACGATGGCGGCAACCGATCCGATGTGGTGATGGTGCAAGTCTATTACAAATACCCAATCTTAGTGGACATTGGTGGGCTGGGCCTCGCCAACCTGCCGCAGAGCCAGCGCTTGCTGGGTAGCACGACAGTGTTCAAGAACGAGCCGTTCTGA
- a CDS encoding HAD family phosphatase translates to MTDTLIPVFDIGGVFVDWNPMYLFRKLFESEEDALWFHQNICTPDWNLEFDAGTLYSEGVAKLVSRFPRYWREIQAFDHRWTETFGPMIQGTIDIHDELIEQEIPTFAITNFSWEKWMTRLGEWPFLEKFDGVIVSGLEGLVKPDPRIYRVFCERYGMAPESCVFIDDSEPNVVAARKFGMQAIHFQSAEDTRRELIQLGLPLRER, encoded by the coding sequence ATGACTGATACCCTCATCCCCGTCTTCGATATTGGCGGGGTCTTTGTGGACTGGAACCCCATGTATCTGTTCCGCAAGCTCTTTGAGAGCGAGGAAGATGCATTGTGGTTTCACCAGAATATCTGCACGCCCGACTGGAACTTGGAATTCGATGCCGGCACGCTTTACTCCGAAGGCGTCGCCAAGCTCGTGAGCCGGTTCCCCCGCTATTGGCGCGAGATCCAGGCGTTCGATCACCGCTGGACCGAAACCTTTGGGCCGATGATCCAGGGCACGATCGACATCCATGACGAGTTGATCGAGCAGGAGATCCCGACCTTCGCCATCACCAACTTTTCCTGGGAAAAGTGGATGACGCGGCTGGGGGAATGGCCGTTCCTCGAAAAGTTCGACGGGGTGATTGTTTCGGGGCTCGAAGGCCTCGTAAAACCCGATCCACGCATTTACCGCGTGTTCTGCGAACGCTATGGAATGGCGCCGGAAAGCTGCGTCTTTATCGATGACAGCGAGCCCAATGTGGTGGCGGCGCGCAAGTTCGGCATGCAGGCCATTCATTTCCAGTCGGCCGAAGACACGCGCCGCGAACTCATTCAGCTTGGCCTGCCGCTGCGCGAGCGCTGA
- the deoA gene encoding thymidine phosphorylase — MSFLPQEIIVSKRDGRALPPADIARFIAGLGDGSVSHAQAAALAMAVYFRGMDMPERVALTLAMRDSGTVLDWSDLDGPVADKHSTGGVGDNVSLMLAPILAAMGMFVPMISGRGLGHTGGTLDKFDAIPGYSTSPDNALFRLVVREVGCAVIGQTADLAPADKTLYAIRDVTGTVESVPLITASILSKKLAAGLGALILDVKTGSGAFMPTLEQSRELAQSLVDVANGAGLRTSALITDMNQPLASAAGNGLEMRNAVDFLTGKHQDLRLREVTLALAASLAELAGIVPDRAAGLELAEGALTSDRATERFSRMVAALGGPTDFVEQMDRHLAPAPLVRDVFAPAEGRVASIDTRGVGMAVVALGGGRTAPGEGIDHRVGFDHLLPLGARVDNRTPIARLHARDAASADEAERRLVAAYRLGETAPDQPLIAAVLPPPASPRT, encoded by the coding sequence ATGAGCTTCCTCCCCCAGGAAATCATCGTCAGCAAGCGCGACGGCCGGGCTTTGCCGCCCGCCGATATTGCCCGTTTCATTGCCGGCCTGGGCGATGGTTCGGTCAGCCATGCCCAGGCGGCGGCGTTGGCCATGGCGGTGTATTTCCGCGGCATGGACATGCCCGAGCGGGTAGCACTGACCCTGGCCATGCGCGACAGCGGCACCGTGCTCGATTGGTCCGATCTCGATGGGCCGGTAGCCGACAAGCATTCCACCGGCGGAGTGGGGGACAATGTGTCCCTGATGCTGGCGCCCATCCTGGCGGCCATGGGCATGTTCGTGCCGATGATTTCGGGGCGCGGGCTCGGCCATACCGGGGGCACGCTCGACAAGTTCGATGCCATTCCCGGCTATTCCACCAGCCCCGACAATGCGCTTTTCCGCCTTGTGGTGCGCGAGGTGGGCTGCGCCGTGATCGGGCAGACCGCCGATCTCGCCCCTGCCGACAAGACGCTGTACGCCATTCGCGATGTCACCGGCACGGTGGAGTCGGTCCCCCTGATCACCGCCTCCATCCTTTCGAAAAAGCTGGCGGCCGGTTTGGGGGCCCTGATCCTTGACGTCAAGACCGGCTCGGGCGCCTTCATGCCGACGCTCGAACAATCGCGCGAACTGGCGCAAAGCCTCGTCGATGTCGCCAATGGGGCAGGGCTGCGCACATCAGCGCTGATCACCGACATGAACCAGCCCCTCGCCAGCGCGGCCGGCAATGGGCTCGAAATGCGCAATGCTGTCGATTTCCTCACCGGCAAGCACCAGGACCTTCGCCTGCGCGAGGTGACGCTGGCCTTAGCCGCCAGCCTGGCGGAGCTAGCCGGCATTGTTCCCGACCGGGCAGCGGGCCTCGAACTGGCCGAGGGGGCGCTCACCAGCGACCGTGCCACCGAGCGCTTCAGCCGCATGGTGGCGGCGCTGGGCGGGCCGACCGATTTTGTCGAGCAGATGGACCGCCACCTAGCCCCGGCGCCCCTGGTGCGCGACGTATTCGCGCCGGCGGAGGGCCGGGTGGCCAGCATCGACACCCGTGGCGTCGGGATGGCGGTGGTCGCCCTGGGCGGCGGGCGCACTGCACCGGGCGAGGGCATTGATCATCGCGTCGGCTTTGACCACCTGCTGCCGCTTGGCGCCAGGGTGGATAACCGCACCCCCATCGCCCGCCTGCATGCCCGCGACGCCGCCAGTGCTGATGAGGCCGAACGCCGCCTTGTTGCTGCCTACCGCCTGGGCGAAACTGCGCCCGATCAGCCGCTGATCGCCGCCGTGCTGCCGCCGCCCGCTTCCCCAAGGACCTGA
- the upp gene encoding uracil phosphoribosyltransferase produces MTDVLPSNVTVVDHPLIQHKLTIMRDKETSTASFRRLLREISLLLCYEVTRDLELEMVSIETPMQRIDAPTIKGKKLVFASILRAGNGLLEGMLDLVPAARVAHIGLYRNHETLEPVEYYFKAPSNLADRLVIVVDPMLATANSATAAIDKLKERGANNIRFLCLLAAPEGIKRFTAAHPDVPVFTASIDSHLDDKGYIVPGLGDAGDRMYGTK; encoded by the coding sequence ATGACCGATGTCCTGCCCAGCAACGTCACCGTGGTTGATCACCCGCTGATCCAGCACAAGCTCACGATCATGCGCGACAAGGAAACCTCGACGGCCAGTTTCCGGCGGCTGCTACGGGAGATTTCGCTGCTGCTTTGCTATGAGGTCACGCGCGATCTCGAGCTTGAAATGGTCTCGATCGAAACCCCGATGCAAAGGATCGATGCGCCCACCATCAAGGGCAAGAAGCTGGTTTTCGCCTCGATCCTGCGTGCCGGCAATGGCCTGCTCGAAGGCATGCTCGACCTGGTCCCGGCCGCCCGCGTTGCTCATATCGGGCTTTATCGCAACCATGAAACGCTTGAGCCGGTGGAATATTACTTCAAGGCGCCCTCCAACCTGGCCGATCGCCTGGTGATCGTGGTCGACCCCATGCTGGCCACCGCCAATTCAGCGACGGCCGCCATCGACAAGCTCAAGGAGCGCGGCGCCAACAATATCCGCTTTTTGTGCCTGCTCGCGGCGCCCGAGGGGATCAAGCGGTTCACCGCGGCCCATCCCGATGTGCCGGTGTTTACTGCGTCAATCGACAGCCATCTCGACGACAAGGGCTATATCGTGCCCGGCCTCGGCGATGCCGGCGATCGCATGTACGGGACCAAATAA